Proteins from a single region of Oncorhynchus keta strain PuntledgeMale-10-30-2019 chromosome 20, Oket_V2, whole genome shotgun sequence:
- the LOC127910091 gene encoding putative protein TPRXL, which yields PSFSPCFPPSSSPYSPPSSSPSSSPSSSPCFPPSSSPSSPPCSSPFHHVPPSSSPSSPPSSSPSSPPSSSPCSPPSSSPSPPSSSPCSPPSSSPSSPPSSSPYPPPSSSPCPPPSSSPSSPPSSSPSSPPSSSPSSPPSSSSSSPPSSSSSSSSSSPSSPPSSSPSSPPSSSSSSPPSSSSSSPSTCARLEPDLCQTCARPEPDLSQTCARPEPDLSQTCARPVPDLSQACARPEPGLCQT from the exons ccctccttttcaccatgttttcctccctcctcttcaccatattctcctccctcctcttcaccatcatcttctccctcctcttcaccatgttttcctccctcctcttcaccatcttctcctccctgctcttcaccat ttcaccatgttcctccctcctcttcaccatcttctcctccctcctcttcaccatcttctcctccctcctcttcaccatgttctcctccctcctcttcaccatctcctccctcctcttcaccatgttctcctccctcctcttcaccatcttctcctccctcctcttcaccatatcctcctccctcctcttcaccatgtcctcctccctcctcttcaccatcttctcctccctcctcttcaccatcttctcctccctcctcttcaccatcttctcctccctcctcttcatcatcttctcctccctcctcttcatcatcttcctcctcctcttcaccatcttctcctccctcctcttcaccatcttctcctccctcctcttcatcatcttctcctccctcctcttcatcatcttctccctcc ACCTGTGCCAGACTTGAGCCAGACCTGTGCCAGACCTGTGCCAGACCTGAGCCAGACCTGAGCCAGACCTGTGCCAGACCTGAGCCAGACCTGAGCCAGACCTGTGCCAGACCTGTGCCAGACCTGAGCCAGGCCTGTGCCAGACCTGAGCCAGGCCTGTGCCAGACTTGA